GCAAGGCAACGCTTGCCTTCCGGTTTGCGCGCTTCGCGCTGGCCCAAGGGGTTCCGGATGGCGGCGGCCTGTTCGGCGGTCCGCCTGCGAAACCGACGACGCTCGCGCTTGCGCCCGACCATCCGGTCTTTCGTCGCGTGGCCGCCGAGGGCCATGCCGACATGCTGACGCTGACCTCGGGCATGGCGCAGCCCGAGCGCCAGAACAAGCCGTCCGAAGACATTACGGTCTATTGGGTGCGACGGGCGGTCGATCTCCTGCATCGCACGGCCGCCGAAGGCGGCTGGCGCGTCGTCGTCGTCGATACGGCCGAAGACATGAATCCGGCAGCCGCCAACGCACTCCTCAAAGCGCTCGAAGAACCGTCGCCCAACTGTCTGCTGATCCTGGTGTCGAACGCACCGGGGCGGCTTTTGCCGACGATTCGCTCGCGCTGCCGAGCGCTGTTTCTGCAGCCCTTGCCGACCGACGAGGTCGACCGGCTGCTGCAGCTCTATCGTCCCGATTTGGCGGCCGACGAACGCGCCTTGCTGATGGGTTTGTGCGAAGGTTCGATCGGGCGTGCGATCGAGCTTGCCGATCGCGGCGGGGCCGCCCTTTACCAAAAACTTCTCGATCTTCTTGCCGGGTTGCCACAGCTTGATTACGGCGCCGTGCAAAGTTTCGCCGACGGGTTCGGCCGCAAGGGCGAGGAGGCCCAGACGGGTTTGCGCACCGCGCTCGACCTTATGGGCGGCATCGTTCATCGGCTGGCGCGCATCGCCGCTGGCGACGGGCGCAGCCTTGCGGCCGAAGCGCAGCTTGCCGCACGCTGTGCAAGACGCGGCCCGCTGCCGTGGGTCGAGGCGTGGGATCGGCTTGGGCGGCTCGGCAGTGCGGGCGAGGGGCTCAATCTCGACCGCAAGGCCGTACTGATCTCGGCCTTCACAACCCTCCAGAACGCGGCACAAGCCTAATGCTGGAACAAACCCCGCGCCTCGCGCGTTCGCTCGACAAGGTCGATATGCGCGTGTTTTTCCGTCTTTTGCCGACAGCGGCGTTTTTCCTGGCGATCCCGGCGCTTGCGGCCGCCCAAGATGCGCCAGAGGCCCAAGTCGGCACGCTGTCGGTTGTCGTCGAGAACGACAAATTCGGTTCGTTCGACCAAAGCAAACAGACCGACCGCAATTTCACCAACGGCATCCGTCTCAACTGGATATCCGAACCGCGCGCGACCCCGCGTTGGGGCCGGGAACTCGCCGCCTGGGTCCCAATGTTCCCGGACGGCGGCACGACGCGCGTCGGCTACGCGTTCGGGCAGAACATGTACACGCCCGAAGACATCGTCGTGCGCGAGGTGCAGCTGCGCGACCGGCCCTATTCGGGCTGGACCTATCTCGGGGCCGCCATCACCAGCGACCGCGACGACGGCGGCCAAGGCCGGCTCGACACGCTCGAGCTCAATGTCGGCATCGTCGGCCCGCAGAGCTATGCGGGCGAAACGCAGCGCGAATACCATCGCCTGATCGGCGCCCAGGTGCCGCAGGGCTGGAAAAAACAGCTGCGCAACGAGCCCGGCGCCGTGCTGTTCTACGAGCGCAAATGGCGCAATATCGGGCGCTCGGATCTGCTGCCCGGCATCGAAGGCGACTTCTCGCCGCATGTCGGCGCTTCGCTCGGCAACGTGTTCACCTATGCGGGCACGGGCCTGACGCTGCGCATCGGCAACAATCTTTCGACCGACTACGGGGCACCGCGCATTCGCCCGGGCCTAGCGGGCTCGATGCATTTCGACACGCCGCGCGAGCGGCCCTACGCATTCTACGGCTTCGTCGGCATCGAAGGGCGGGCGGTCGCGCGCGACATCACGCTCGACGGCAACAGCTTCGCGCGCAGCCATTCGGTCGATCGTCGGCCGCTTGTCGGCGACGTGCAGTTCGGCTTTGCGGCGATCGTGGCGCCGGTGCGCGCGACATTCACCTACGTGGTGCGCACGCGCGAATTCGAGACGCAGCGCAATGCAGACCGCTTCGGTGCGGTTTCCTTTTCGGTCAAGTTCTAGAACAGCGCGAAAACGTGGCCGTAGGCGAGCATGGGGGCGATCGCCGCCTGCACGATTTTGCGCGCGCCGTCCGCCCCGACGATGCCGTCGGCGACGGCACGCTTTTCGATGTCGGCAAGCGTGTTCTGCCCGTCGACCAGCGCCAAAATGCGGCCGATTTCGTTGGGCGTAAAAAACCGATGGCCTTCGCGCGCGTAAGCCAACGCGTTGCCCTCAGCGGTCGGGCCGACAAGGCTCGGATGGCGCACGGGGATCGCTTTGGTCCAGTCGGCCGTGTCGATGTCAAAGCGTGTCCGCGCCACATAGTCGGGGCGGGCCGCCACGAAACTGTGGGTGCCTTGGCTTTGCGTGAGCAGGTCGCATACATGCGCCTCGGTACGCGCATCGAGCGTCGGCGCCAGGCGCTGGATCGGATGGTCGGCGGCGAAGCGGGCGGCGAGGCTGTAGCGGAAGCCCTCCTGCCACGACATGAATGCTAGCCCA
Above is a genomic segment from Magnetospirillum sp. containing:
- a CDS encoding lipid A deacylase LpxR family protein, which produces MLEQTPRLARSLDKVDMRVFFRLLPTAAFFLAIPALAAAQDAPEAQVGTLSVVVENDKFGSFDQSKQTDRNFTNGIRLNWISEPRATPRWGRELAAWVPMFPDGGTTRVGYAFGQNMYTPEDIVVREVQLRDRPYSGWTYLGAAITSDRDDGGQGRLDTLELNVGIVGPQSYAGETQREYHRLIGAQVPQGWKKQLRNEPGAVLFYERKWRNIGRSDLLPGIEGDFSPHVGASLGNVFTYAGTGLTLRIGNNLSTDYGAPRIRPGLAGSMHFDTPRERPYAFYGFVGIEGRAVARDITLDGNSFARSHSVDRRPLVGDVQFGFAAIVAPVRATFTYVVRTREFETQRNADRFGAVSFSVKF
- a CDS encoding DNA polymerase III subunit delta', whose translation is MNPENQTLSPDPRANPDLRGHAAAEATLLSAWNSGRLPHAWLIAGPRGVGKATLAFRFARFALAQGVPDGGGLFGGPPAKPTTLALAPDHPVFRRVAAEGHADMLTLTSGMAQPERQNKPSEDITVYWVRRAVDLLHRTAAEGGWRVVVVDTAEDMNPAAANALLKALEEPSPNCLLILVSNAPGRLLPTIRSRCRALFLQPLPTDEVDRLLQLYRPDLAADERALLMGLCEGSIGRAIELADRGGAALYQKLLDLLAGLPQLDYGAVQSFADGFGRKGEEAQTGLRTALDLMGGIVHRLARIAAGDGRSLAAEAQLAARCARRGPLPWVEAWDRLGRLGSAGEGLNLDRKAVLISAFTTLQNAAQA